A region from the Aerosakkonema funiforme FACHB-1375 genome encodes:
- a CDS encoding regulatory protein RecX, with the protein MNCNEYFLKLLSRRDYSAYELHRKGKEKGFDESAIADAIQELQEKDYQSDTRLVVSLIASSQGKYGKAAIKRKCLEKGIPSDVFEQVWHSEVEEKEDGKTSDLAQLKAKAMRKYHIDDFHKIDPKTKAKLLNYLNYRGFNGFDILRQWQQEEV; encoded by the coding sequence ATGAATTGCAACGAGTACTTTTTAAAACTTTTGTCCCGGCGAGATTACAGCGCTTACGAGCTGCACAGGAAAGGGAAAGAAAAGGGGTTTGATGAGAGTGCGATCGCAGATGCTATCCAGGAATTACAAGAAAAAGATTACCAGTCGGATACTCGCTTAGTCGTCAGCTTAATTGCTTCATCTCAAGGCAAATACGGGAAAGCCGCTATCAAGCGTAAATGCTTGGAAAAAGGAATTCCTAGTGATGTGTTTGAGCAAGTATGGCATTCCGAAGTCGAAGAAAAAGAAGATGGCAAAACGAGCGATTTGGCGCAGTTGAAAGCTAAAGCGATGCGGAAATACCACATTGATGATTTTCACAAAATCGATCCGAAAACTAAAGCGAAATTGCTCAATTATCTAAACTACAGAGGTTTTAATGGTTTTGACATTTTGCGGCAGTGGCAGCAGGAAGAGGTATAG
- a CDS encoding serine/threonine protein kinase: MTGLGLGDIPQETLRDRYQVQRELGKKAGRRTLLARDLETRELAVVKLLLFDNNFGWDDLKLFEREAETLKALSHPGIPRYLDYFEIDSPNIKGFALVQSYIQAQSLEEQLRAGRSFSEVEVKQLAKGILEILTYLHGRQPPVIHRDIKPSNILLTNRSGNSVGQVYLVDFGSVQTLASKRGGTMTVVGTYGYMPPEQFSGRATPASDLYSVGATLIYLVTGQHPTDLPQTDLRIEFERAANISLGLTDWLKWMTEPISSKRLASAQEALQALDKTKNATHKKSDRVITKKPPGSKVILNKTANLLEIIILPAGFFSVFNQSILASIIVFPLIAGLALLPIAMLIIETGTLFLKIGLISLVLAVLALVVSGIWNILMATFGQMRLSIDHQEISLHYNLFGIRRYNPSPSSRQNITHIERRQDIYLNLERNPYLIIWSEMKKYELSTKNAFPLTTPEIEWLAQELSDWLGLPITRD; encoded by the coding sequence ATGACAGGTCTGGGATTGGGTGATATTCCACAAGAAACGCTGCGCGATCGCTACCAAGTGCAACGGGAACTGGGCAAAAAAGCGGGACGACGAACCCTGCTAGCACGCGACCTCGAAACGCGAGAATTAGCAGTGGTTAAATTATTGTTATTTGATAATAACTTTGGCTGGGATGATTTGAAGTTGTTTGAAAGAGAAGCCGAAACTCTCAAAGCACTCTCTCACCCTGGAATTCCCCGCTACCTAGACTATTTTGAAATAGATTCACCAAATATTAAAGGATTTGCTTTAGTACAAAGTTATATTCAAGCACAATCTCTAGAAGAACAACTGAGAGCGGGACGTAGCTTCAGCGAAGTAGAAGTTAAGCAACTAGCTAAAGGTATTTTAGAAATTTTAACTTATCTGCACGGGCGACAGCCGCCAGTAATTCACCGCGATATTAAACCTAGCAATATTTTATTAACTAATCGCTCTGGTAATAGTGTCGGTCAGGTTTATTTGGTAGATTTTGGCTCGGTGCAAACTCTGGCCTCTAAAAGAGGTGGTACTATGACTGTAGTGGGAACTTACGGTTATATGCCGCCGGAACAATTTAGCGGTAGGGCAACTCCTGCTTCTGACCTTTATAGTGTGGGAGCTACTTTAATTTATCTGGTAACTGGTCAACATCCAACCGATTTACCTCAAACAGATTTACGAATTGAATTTGAACGAGCAGCTAATATTAGCCTTGGTTTGACTGATTGGCTAAAATGGATGACAGAACCGATTTCAAGTAAACGTTTGGCTTCTGCACAAGAGGCTTTGCAAGCTTTAGATAAAACGAAAAATGCTACGCATAAAAAGAGCGATCGGGTAATCACTAAAAAGCCTCCTGGCAGTAAAGTTATTTTGAATAAAACCGCTAATTTATTAGAAATTATTATTTTACCAGCAGGTTTTTTTTCAGTTTTTAATCAAAGTATATTAGCAAGTATAATTGTATTTCCACTTATTGCTGGATTAGCTTTACTACCTATAGCTATGCTAATAATCGAAACAGGAACTTTATTTTTAAAGATAGGATTAATTTCACTTGTATTAGCTGTATTAGCTTTAGTAGTCTCCGGTATTTGGAATATATTGATGGCAACCTTCGGCCAAATGCGGCTATCGATCGATCATCAGGAAATTTCTTTGCATTACAATTTGTTTGGAATTAGGCGTTATAATCCGTCCCCAAGTTCAAGACAAAATATTACTCATATAGAGCGAAGACAAGACATTTATCTTAACCTTGAGCGTAACCCATATTTGATAATTTGGTCTGAGATGAAAAAGTACGAACTTTCTACTAAAAATGCTTTCCCTCTCACTACACCAGAGATTGAGTGGTTAGCTCAAGAACTCAGCGACTGGCTGGGCTTACCGATTACTAGAGATTAA
- a CDS encoding ATP-binding protein: MAKLKIPKRVSTTLLSSLSAGVVPRIGLEHIAVGREKEMAALLQDLENIAAGGAAFRFVVGRYGSGKSFLLQLIRNHAMEQGFVVADVDLSPERRLAATDGQGVASYRELMRNIATKTHPNGGALGLILEKWISSIQTKVAETSGMRPNDTGFDDQVESTILAAVKNIEGLVHGFDFATVVSNYWRGYRLDDKDKKDAALRWLRGEFATKTEAKAALGVRVIIDDDTWYDYVKLVAKFAADIGYKGLLMLIDEAVHLWKISNAVSRQNNYDKLLAMFNDTMQGRAEHLGIIVGGTPKFLEDPKRGLFNDPAWTRRTAKSRFVKAGLQDNSGPVIQLETLTQPEILQLLQRLADVHATHYGSEKKLTNREFDEFLQEVISRLGANALLTPGEIVRDFLSVLNILQQNSEMSFEQIIHGTGLQLSSAVKKSNGDEDGEVAEFTL, encoded by the coding sequence ATGGCAAAATTGAAAATTCCCAAACGAGTTTCCACTACCTTACTCAGTTCCTTAAGTGCGGGAGTCGTCCCTAGAATTGGACTCGAACATATTGCTGTCGGTCGCGAAAAAGAAATGGCAGCACTATTACAAGACCTAGAAAACATAGCCGCTGGCGGTGCAGCATTTCGCTTCGTTGTCGGACGCTACGGTTCCGGCAAAAGTTTTCTGCTGCAACTGATTCGCAATCACGCAATGGAACAGGGTTTTGTAGTAGCTGATGTTGACTTATCCCCAGAACGCCGACTAGCAGCAACAGACGGTCAAGGCGTAGCCAGCTATCGGGAATTAATGCGAAACATCGCCACCAAAACTCATCCCAACGGCGGTGCTTTAGGATTAATTTTAGAAAAATGGATTAGCAGCATTCAAACTAAAGTTGCCGAAACTAGCGGAATGCGACCAAACGATACCGGCTTCGATGACCAAGTGGAATCGACAATTTTGGCAGCAGTAAAAAATATTGAAGGTTTAGTTCACGGATTTGACTTTGCCACAGTTGTGAGTAACTATTGGCGCGGCTACCGATTGGATGACAAAGATAAAAAAGACGCCGCACTGCGTTGGCTGCGCGGGGAATTCGCCACCAAAACAGAAGCCAAAGCGGCGCTGGGAGTGCGGGTAATTATTGACGACGATACCTGGTACGATTACGTCAAACTGGTTGCCAAATTTGCTGCCGATATTGGCTACAAAGGACTGTTGATGCTAATTGATGAAGCCGTGCATTTATGGAAGATAAGCAATGCAGTTTCGCGACAGAATAACTACGACAAACTACTGGCAATGTTTAACGACACCATGCAGGGGAGAGCGGAACACCTTGGTATTATTGTAGGTGGAACGCCTAAGTTTTTGGAAGATCCAAAACGAGGACTTTTCAACGATCCCGCATGGACTAGACGCACAGCCAAAAGCCGTTTTGTGAAAGCGGGTTTGCAGGATAATTCTGGCCCGGTTATACAATTGGAAACTTTAACTCAGCCAGAAATATTGCAGCTTTTGCAACGTTTGGCTGATGTTCACGCCACTCACTACGGTAGCGAAAAGAAACTGACAAACCGGGAATTTGATGAATTTTTGCAAGAAGTGATTAGTCGCTTGGGTGCGAATGCCTTGCTAACGCCGGGAGAAATTGTGCGAGATTTTTTGAGTGTTTTGAATATCCTGCAACAGAATTCAGAAATGTCTTTCGAGCAAATAATTCACGGTACTGGTTTGCAGCTTTCCTCGGCTGTAAAAAAATCTAATGGGGATGAAGATGGCGAAGTTGCTGAGTTTACTTTGTGA
- a CDS encoding DUF4385 domain-containing protein translates to MKPFDYTLDFKNIDFRADPELYRVGKGEQGVLLVEPYKGEILPHWRFKTPELARESADKIYQMFLEYLDKDDFVGADMARKFLQMGYTRSRRYANHKSGRKYKQNPQKETSPAAQLQARKNLLPNEPDPVKAESAAIFKEKWMQAKTNEKYLQLLEKHKQIHESD, encoded by the coding sequence ATGAAGCCATTTGATTACACCTTGGACTTTAAAAACATCGACTTTCGCGCTGACCCCGAACTTTATCGAGTTGGCAAAGGCGAGCAAGGAGTACTTTTGGTAGAACCGTACAAAGGAGAAATTCTGCCTCACTGGCGATTCAAAACACCTGAGCTTGCTAGGGAATCTGCCGACAAAATCTACCAGATGTTTTTAGAGTATCTCGATAAAGATGATTTTGTCGGCGCAGATATGGCGCGAAAATTTCTACAGATGGGTTATACGCGATCGCGCCGATATGCGAATCACAAAAGCGGTCGAAAATACAAGCAAAACCCCCAAAAAGAAACTTCCCCAGCCGCACAACTTCAAGCCAGAAAAAACCTATTGCCAAATGAACCCGATCCGGTAAAAGCTGAGTCAGCCGCAATCTTTAAAGAAAAATGGATGCAGGCAAAAACAAACGAGAAATATCTCCAGCTTCTAGAAAAACACAAACAGATACACGAATCGGATTAA
- a CDS encoding ribosomal maturation YjgA family protein has product MTSPFSRKHPFFNYRVALLLSIIPIFVVGLTCEFYSGPGQEWLNNYCGDFLYQIFLILLLTLVWPQADPVWTALGVFIFNSAIEFLQLWKPPFLQALRATLFGRLFLGYSFVWEDFLFYAIGCMLGFLWVRKLKVEVLRSKNHPSTPRSN; this is encoded by the coding sequence ATGACATCCCCATTTTCCCGCAAACATCCCTTTTTTAACTATCGAGTCGCCCTGCTGCTTAGCATCATCCCTATCTTTGTGGTGGGTTTGACCTGTGAATTCTACTCTGGGCCGGGACAGGAGTGGCTTAACAATTATTGTGGAGATTTTTTATACCAAATATTTTTGATTCTGCTGCTGACTTTGGTCTGGCCACAAGCCGACCCCGTTTGGACTGCTTTGGGGGTTTTCATTTTTAATAGTGCGATCGAATTTCTCCAGCTGTGGAAACCCCCGTTTTTACAAGCGCTCCGAGCCACTTTGTTTGGGCGTCTGTTTCTGGGTTATTCTTTTGTGTGGGAAGATTTTCTGTTTTATGCAATAGGATGTATGCTGGGTTTTCTCTGGGTGCGTAAACTGAAAGTGGAGGTGCTGCGATCGAAAAATCACCCATCCACTCCCAGAAGCAACTAA
- a CDS encoding SDR family oxidoreductase: MRVAIVGCGYVGYAVARYWRQELGLFVTATTTTPDRVAKLEEVAQKVAVVNGNDAANLKSVLQDVEVVLLSVGAKSANLYEETYLHTAKTIVSALKEIPTVRQLIYTGSYSVYGDKSGEWVDESSPLAPANQNGEILAQTEQVLLSASDRNTSVCILRLGGIYGPGRELLKIFGRVPGTTRPGNGDDITNWIHLDDIVGAIEFARKHQLQGIYNLVDDAHLPSRELLDRLFTQHNLPPVTWDASQKSARPYNARVSNQKLKTAGYQLIQPQMIF; this comes from the coding sequence ATGCGCGTTGCGATCGTTGGTTGCGGTTATGTGGGTTATGCTGTAGCCCGTTACTGGCGTCAAGAATTGGGTTTATTTGTCACCGCAACCACAACCACTCCCGATCGAGTGGCAAAACTGGAAGAAGTAGCCCAAAAAGTTGCCGTAGTCAACGGTAATGATGCAGCGAATCTAAAATCGGTGCTGCAAGATGTGGAAGTTGTGCTTTTAAGCGTTGGCGCTAAAAGCGCGAACCTGTATGAAGAAACTTATCTGCACACCGCCAAAACCATAGTTTCCGCACTCAAAGAAATTCCCACTGTGCGTCAGCTTATTTATACCGGGAGTTATTCGGTTTACGGTGACAAAAGTGGGGAATGGGTAGATGAATCATCACCCCTTGCACCTGCCAATCAAAATGGTGAAATTCTCGCTCAAACTGAGCAAGTTTTGCTATCTGCATCCGATCGAAACACGAGCGTTTGTATCCTCAGATTGGGCGGAATCTATGGGCCTGGTAGGGAACTGCTAAAGATATTTGGACGAGTCCCAGGTACAACTCGTCCGGGTAATGGCGATGATATCACAAATTGGATTCATCTCGATGATATTGTAGGGGCGATCGAATTTGCCAGAAAGCACCAACTGCAAGGTATTTACAACCTAGTCGATGATGCACATCTGCCCAGTCGAGAACTGCTCGATCGCTTGTTTACACAGCACAATTTACCCCCAGTTACATGGGATGCTTCCCAGAAAAGCGCCCGCCCTTATAACGCACGGGTGTCGAATCAAAAGCTCAAAACGGCGGGTTATCAGTTGATTCAACCCCAGATGATTTTCTAG
- a CDS encoding glutathione peroxidase, with protein MNNTISDIAVKTIDGTDKKLGDYAGNVLLLVNVASKCGYTPQYAGLENLNQKYKQSGLRILGFPCNDFGAQEPGSNAEIMSFCTKNYGVTFEMFDKVNAIGDKKHPLYDRLTKAVNPPGDVSWNFEKFLVSKQGEIVARFRSSVKPDAPELIAAIERELAK; from the coding sequence ATGAACAATACAATCTCAGACATAGCAGTAAAGACGATCGACGGCACCGACAAGAAACTCGGCGATTACGCGGGAAACGTCCTGCTCTTAGTCAATGTCGCTTCTAAATGCGGCTACACACCCCAATATGCGGGACTGGAAAACCTCAACCAAAAATACAAACAATCCGGACTACGCATTCTGGGATTTCCCTGTAACGATTTTGGGGCGCAGGAACCCGGTAGCAACGCCGAAATTATGAGCTTTTGCACGAAAAATTACGGCGTCACATTTGAAATGTTCGACAAAGTTAACGCTATTGGAGATAAAAAGCATCCGCTTTACGATCGACTCACCAAAGCAGTTAATCCACCCGGAGATGTTTCTTGGAACTTTGAGAAATTCCTGGTCAGCAAGCAAGGAGAAATAGTAGCGCGTTTCCGCAGCAGCGTCAAGCCAGATGCACCGGAATTGATCGCAGCAATTGAGCGGGAATTAGCCAAATAA
- a CDS encoding bromodomain-containing protein: MDFNYKWKNGRPPTQDEAASSPSLLDESQFDSESDRKLAEENARRYLGVPITIPDDEKSVLPRAVPDGEQADINKV, from the coding sequence ATGGACTTTAACTACAAATGGAAAAATGGCCGTCCGCCAACTCAAGATGAAGCCGCAAGCAGCCCATCTTTGCTAGATGAAAGTCAGTTTGACAGCGAAAGCGATCGCAAACTAGCAGAAGAAAATGCACGCAGGTATTTAGGCGTACCGATAACGATTCCAGATGATGAAAAATCTGTACTGCCTCGTGCTGTTCCTGATGGAGAACAAGCAGACATTAATAAGGTATAA
- a CDS encoding tellurite resistance TerB C-terminal domain-containing protein has translation MRLAPPDDRQLAMLKNRWLLVSVAFCVSFVLSLLLKQDIKAAFLAALIAVPASYCGTIAVNWQQRIRRKRVVTALEVEIRQLENWGIELYDYLELMAAEQQRTEIQISFLKRQLNQLYVQTGEQQRYKQQLDRELVYLSEQRQLLEEEVHQWETQLYHLEQQKEELDLSLRSLLAEKHKIESELQLQTVASQTETTQTETDAEPSATIPDEWIDFVAQLTNSELQVLKAIVELENPNAEIKKIAESYITMPELLIDAINERAIATIGDIIIEQGSLFPVIPETEYLANIRVILKPKE, from the coding sequence TTGAGGCTCGCGCCACCAGACGATCGGCAATTAGCTATGTTAAAAAATCGGTGGCTTCTGGTTTCAGTCGCCTTCTGTGTGAGTTTTGTTCTTAGCCTGCTTTTGAAGCAAGATATCAAAGCAGCATTTCTGGCAGCTTTAATAGCTGTACCCGCTAGTTATTGTGGAACGATCGCCGTAAACTGGCAGCAGAGAATACGGCGAAAACGTGTTGTCACCGCTCTAGAGGTAGAAATTCGCCAATTGGAAAATTGGGGAATCGAGCTGTACGATTACCTGGAATTGATGGCAGCGGAACAGCAGAGAACAGAGATTCAAATAAGTTTTTTGAAAAGACAGTTGAATCAGCTGTACGTGCAAACGGGAGAACAACAAAGGTATAAGCAGCAGCTCGATCGCGAATTAGTTTATCTGAGCGAACAAAGACAGCTTCTCGAAGAAGAAGTTCACCAATGGGAGACGCAACTTTACCACCTGGAACAACAGAAAGAAGAGTTGGATTTGAGTTTGCGATCGCTGCTTGCAGAAAAACACAAAATAGAAAGCGAGTTACAACTACAAACAGTCGCATCGCAAACCGAAACAACCCAGACAGAAACCGACGCCGAACCATCTGCAACAATCCCTGACGAATGGATAGACTTTGTGGCACAATTGACAAACTCAGAGCTTCAGGTACTCAAAGCAATAGTAGAGTTAGAAAATCCCAACGCAGAAATTAAAAAAATCGCCGAATCCTACATAACCATGCCAGAATTGTTAATTGATGCCATCAACGAACGCGCTATAGCTACAATTGGCGATATAATTATCGAACAAGGATCGCTTTTTCCTGTAATTCCCGAAACCGAGTATTTGGCAAATATTAGGGTGATTCTCAAACCCAAGGAATAA
- a CDS encoding DEAD/DEAH box helicase, protein MSPFSRLAPFIQEYIYNNGWSELRAVQIEACRVIFETDAHLLIAAATASGKTEAAFLPVVTLLHEKPATSIGVLYIGPIKALINDQFDRLNDLLKEADIPVWAWHGDVLRSRKEMMLKNPQGVLQITPESLESLLINKKPPELTRLFNDLRFIIIDEIHAFMGSERGCQILCQLARLSKFVKNTPRRIGLSATLGDYSSAEEWLRAETENPVITANINDRQRTVHLALEHFYTQKPSEKPGFSKKPGFFEDFYESPHYRYIFNLTKSRKCLIFTNNRAETESVISNVRQIAYAEGLPDIYHVHHGSISAKLREAAEEAMREANTPAVTAATVTLEMGIDLGQLQRVIQLNAPFSVSSFLQRLGRTGRRGDPADMRFICTEEELSDEESLPEQIPWQLLQCIAIIQLYLEERWIEPIEPTQYPLSLLYHQTMSILTAAGELSPAALADRVLTLPSFSAISKDDFRQFLRYLIDIDHIEQTEQGELIVGSSAEKIVRSFHFYAVFAEQKEYIVRDDSMEIGSIIMPPSVGGQFTLAGRTWEVLDIEPKAKTLWVKQVEGMASIAWRGSSSANIHTRILQRMRQVLFEDVEYSYLQTGAKERLKAVRQLARNAALNKSNILSLEGKSCCIFPWMGTVAYRTLERLLNVFGREYLDMRSIGGSPPYFLTLKVGKSRPEDIRDAIVELCQRQIKAEDLVNPQEALKLHKYDEFIPPDLLRQAFAVDYLDMEELRSIAIGW, encoded by the coding sequence ATGAGTCCTTTTTCCCGTCTAGCACCATTCATCCAAGAATACATCTACAACAACGGTTGGAGCGAATTAAGAGCAGTCCAAATCGAAGCCTGCCGAGTTATCTTTGAAACAGACGCTCACCTATTAATTGCCGCTGCAACAGCTTCCGGCAAAACCGAAGCAGCTTTTCTGCCAGTGGTGACATTATTGCACGAAAAACCCGCCACAAGCATCGGCGTTTTATACATTGGCCCGATTAAAGCGCTGATCAATGACCAATTCGATCGACTCAACGACCTTTTGAAAGAAGCAGATATTCCCGTTTGGGCTTGGCACGGTGATGTATTGCGAAGTCGCAAAGAAATGATGCTCAAAAATCCCCAAGGCGTTCTACAAATTACCCCCGAATCTTTAGAAAGTTTGCTGATTAACAAAAAACCTCCCGAACTGACTCGCCTGTTCAATGACTTGCGGTTTATCATCATTGATGAAATCCATGCCTTCATGGGATCTGAACGCGGTTGTCAGATTCTCTGTCAGTTAGCGCGGTTATCGAAATTTGTGAAAAACACGCCCCGCCGAATTGGTTTGTCAGCAACGCTTGGCGATTATTCGTCAGCTGAAGAATGGCTGCGTGCCGAAACTGAAAATCCAGTTATTACTGCTAATATTAACGATAGACAGCGTACAGTTCACTTGGCTTTAGAACATTTCTATACTCAGAAACCCTCCGAGAAACCCGGTTTCTCTAAGAAACCGGGTTTCTTTGAGGATTTCTACGAAAGTCCCCATTACAGATACATTTTCAACCTTACCAAATCTCGCAAATGTCTGATTTTTACTAACAATCGCGCCGAGACAGAATCGGTTATTTCTAATGTGCGTCAGATTGCCTACGCGGAAGGGTTGCCGGATATTTATCACGTCCATCACGGCAGCATTTCTGCCAAATTGCGCGAAGCTGCTGAGGAGGCAATGCGCGAAGCAAATACCCCGGCTGTCACGGCTGCCACAGTCACTTTAGAAATGGGAATAGACCTGGGTCAATTACAGCGAGTAATTCAGCTTAACGCACCTTTTTCAGTATCCAGCTTTTTGCAGAGATTGGGACGTACTGGCAGACGAGGTGACCCCGCCGATATGCGCTTTATTTGCACTGAAGAAGAACTATCCGATGAAGAATCGTTGCCAGAACAAATTCCCTGGCAATTGCTACAATGTATTGCCATTATTCAACTTTATTTAGAAGAAAGATGGATTGAACCGATCGAACCCACGCAGTATCCTTTGAGTTTGCTGTATCACCAAACGATGAGTATTTTAACAGCAGCGGGGGAACTTTCACCAGCTGCGCTTGCCGATCGCGTTTTGACTTTGCCCAGCTTTAGCGCTATTTCCAAAGATGATTTCCGACAATTCTTGCGTTACCTAATCGATATCGATCACATTGAGCAAACAGAACAAGGTGAGTTAATTGTAGGTTCAAGTGCGGAAAAAATTGTGCGTTCTTTCCATTTTTACGCTGTCTTTGCCGAACAGAAAGAGTACATCGTCAGGGATGACTCGATGGAAATTGGCAGCATCATTATGCCGCCGTCTGTGGGAGGGCAGTTTACTTTGGCGGGTCGGACTTGGGAAGTTTTGGATATTGAGCCAAAAGCAAAAACGCTTTGGGTAAAGCAAGTTGAGGGAATGGCGAGTATTGCTTGGCGCGGTAGCAGTAGCGCTAATATTCACACCCGCATTTTGCAAAGAATGCGACAGGTTCTGTTTGAGGATGTTGAGTATAGCTATTTGCAAACGGGTGCGAAGGAAAGACTAAAGGCGGTTCGTCAATTAGCTAGAAATGCGGCATTGAATAAAAGTAATATTTTATCGTTAGAAGGTAAGAGTTGCTGTATTTTTCCGTGGATGGGTACTGTGGCTTATCGCACGCTAGAAAGATTGCTAAATGTGTTTGGTCGGGAGTATTTAGATATGAGAAGTATTGGCGGTTCGCCACCTTATTTTTTAACCTTAAAAGTTGGGAAAAGCCGACCGGAAGATATTCGAGATGCTATTGTTGAGCTTTGTCAGCGGCAAATTAAGGCAGAAGATTTGGTAAATCCGCAAGAAGCGCTCAAATTACACAAGTATGACGAGTTTATTCCTCCGGATCTGCTAAGGCAAGCATTTGCCGTCGATTATCTGGATATGGAGGAACTAAGAAGTATTGCGATCGGTTGGTAG
- a CDS encoding DUF4365 domain-containing protein: MVEVQRRVDINQQKEQFSNAYLQAVASVAGYSLYKPAVDDDSVDWGIAARGGTGRIRSPRLELQLKSTSRDVLDDSYVRYPLKLKNYDELRMDNFAIPRILVVVLLPENLADWIQQSEQELCIRYCAYWLSLRGMPQTQNTATVTVSLPRSNLFTVSALQSLMQLISQGSQP; the protein is encoded by the coding sequence GTGGTAGAGGTGCAGCGCCGCGTGGACATCAACCAGCAAAAAGAACAGTTCAGTAATGCTTATTTACAGGCTGTGGCATCAGTAGCAGGCTATTCTCTCTACAAGCCAGCGGTAGACGATGATAGCGTAGACTGGGGGATTGCTGCTAGGGGTGGAACAGGACGTATTCGATCGCCTCGGCTAGAATTGCAGTTAAAATCTACTTCAAGGGATGTTCTCGACGACAGCTATGTTAGATACCCTCTCAAGCTGAAAAACTACGATGAATTGAGAATGGATAACTTTGCCATTCCGCGAATCTTAGTTGTAGTTTTACTCCCCGAAAATTTAGCTGACTGGATACAACAGTCCGAACAAGAACTTTGTATAAGGTATTGCGCGTATTGGCTGTCACTCCGAGGAATGCCTCAGACACAAAACACGGCAACGGTGACAGTTTCCTTACCCAGAAGTAACCTATTTACAGTCTCAGCCCTTCAGTCCTTAATGCAACTTATTAGTCAAGGAAGTCAACCATGA